In Mobula hypostoma chromosome 13, sMobHyp1.1, whole genome shotgun sequence, the following are encoded in one genomic region:
- the LOC134355366 gene encoding uncharacterized protein LOC134355366, with protein MAFGWFLISLGLTLSISEPGTGDSSTTVNGALGRSVSLLPGIPVGEDIAQLVWRRFSPRAKIVSYSNKISDYYGSEEYKRRITLHPRNFGLEIRDLQKSDSDVYEVSVTASTGAQTQNKMRLEVYGPVSGTVIMVQYIAKTCNITLICSEDSGNSTFRWWRGGEVVGTGSHYHLQRHGEAKGDKEVLYECEARNPVSNEMAEVWLGDICGKNKSDEIPVVEGALGEVVLLTSEILKLPKITNVVWRILSDSTKIAECMNGKLTYLDTKKYKQRIGCHPADCSLTIHDLQKEDTDVYEVIVTTSSGTRTKRKVQLKVAGQWRPSLWKIKRRSLQAMPWNRTQLTDTPSIGTASTSPNPITGK; from the exons CTGGGACTGGGGATTCCTCTACCACTGTGAACGGAGCTCTGGGACGCTCGGTCTCCTTACTTCCTGGGATCCCAGTCGGAGAAGACATTGCTCAGCTTGTGTGGAGACGGTTCTCACCCAGAGCGAAGATTGTGTCATATTCAAACAAGATCAGTGACTATTACGGATCTGAGGAGTACAAGCGACGGATAACTCTTCATCCCAGGAACTTCGGTCTGGAAATCCGTGATCTACAGAAAAGTGACTCTGATGTTTATGAGGTGTCTGTTACAGCAAGTACAGGAGCACAGACTCAGAACAAAATGCGACTGGAGGTGTACG GTCCTGTGTCAGGTACAGTCATCATGGTTCAGTACATCGCCAAGACTTGCAATATCACCTTGATCTGCTCTGAAGATTCAGGCAACTCCACCttcaggtggtggaggggaggagaagttgTGGGAACTGGCAGCCACTATCACCTCCAGCGGCATGGAGAGGCGAAAGGGGATAAAGAAGTCCTGTATGAGTGTGAGGCACGGAACCCCGTCAGTAACGAAATGGCAGAGGTCTGGCTGGgagacatctgtggaaagaacaaATCTG ATGAGATTCCCGTCGTGGAAGGTGCCCTCGGAGAAGTGGTTTTGTTAACTTCTGAGATCCTAAAACTACCAAAAATTACCAATGTTGTGTGGAGAATATTATCAGACTCAACCAAGATAGCAGAATGCATGAATGGGAAATTGACATATCTCGATACTAAAAAGTACAAGCAACGGATTGGCTGTCATCCAGCAGACTGTAGTTTAACAATCCATGATCTACAGAAAGAGGACACTGACGTTTATGAGGTGATTGTTACAACAAGTTCAGGAACACGGACTAAGAGGAAAGTGCAACTGAAGGTAGCTG GCCAGTGGAGACCCAGCCTTTGGAAGATCAAACGAAGGAGCCTGCAAGCAATGCCTTGGAATAGAACCCAGCTCACAGATACCCCCTCCATCGGGACAGCGAGCACCTCTCCAAACCCAATCACTGGGAAATGA